Proteins encoded together in one Triplophysa rosa unplaced genomic scaffold, Trosa_1v2 scaffold173_ERROPOS264974, whole genome shotgun sequence window:
- the LOC130549784 gene encoding asparagine synthetase [glutamine-hydrolyzing]-like isoform X1: protein MEQDGIEKYLLREAFSDTKLLPDEILWRRKEAFSDGITSVKKSWYTSLQEHSESAVRQINESQLENGPKRFPFNPPTTKEGFYIRQTFEKMYPNHSEWIPHYWMPRWIEATDPSARTLSIYKPDKDHQ, encoded by the exons ACCTCTTGAGGGAAGCATTCAGTGACACAAAACTGCTTCCAGATGAGATTCTGTGGAGGAGAAAAGAGGCTTTTAGTGACGGTATAACATCCGTAAAGAAATCCTGGTACACAAGCCTGCAAGAGCATTCTGAGTCTGCGGTACGACAG ATAAATGAATCTCAGTTAGAGAATGGTCCTAAGAGATTCCCTTTCAACCCTCCCACAACCAAAGAGGGCTTCTACATAAGGCAGACCTTTGAAAAGATGTACCCCAATCACAGTGAATGGATCCCACATTACTGGATGCCGCGATGGATCGAGGCCACAGACCCCTCCGCCAGAACTCTGTCCATCTACAAGCCAGATAAAGACCACCAATAA
- the LOC130549784 gene encoding asparagine synthetase [glutamine-hydrolyzing]-like isoform X2, translated as MEQDGIEKYLLREAFSDTKLLPDEILWRRKEAFSDGITSVKKSWYTSLQEHSESAINESQLENGPKRFPFNPPTTKEGFYIRQTFEKMYPNHSEWIPHYWMPRWIEATDPSARTLSIYKPDKDHQ; from the exons ACCTCTTGAGGGAAGCATTCAGTGACACAAAACTGCTTCCAGATGAGATTCTGTGGAGGAGAAAAGAGGCTTTTAGTGACGGTATAACATCCGTAAAGAAATCCTGGTACACAAGCCTGCAAGAGCATTCTGAGTCTGCG ATAAATGAATCTCAGTTAGAGAATGGTCCTAAGAGATTCCCTTTCAACCCTCCCACAACCAAAGAGGGCTTCTACATAAGGCAGACCTTTGAAAAGATGTACCCCAATCACAGTGAATGGATCCCACATTACTGGATGCCGCGATGGATCGAGGCCACAGACCCCTCCGCCAGAACTCTGTCCATCTACAAGCCAGATAAAGACCACCAATAA